A single window of Loxodonta africana isolate mLoxAfr1 chromosome 26, mLoxAfr1.hap2, whole genome shotgun sequence DNA harbors:
- the NCK1 gene encoding SH2/SH3 adapter protein NCK1 isoform X2 yields the protein MDLLNIFKDFFSIGKVKRKPSVPDSASPADDSFVDPGERLYDLNMPAYVKFNYMAEREDELSLIKGTKVIVMEKCSDGWWRGSYNGQVGWFPSNYVTEEGDSPLGDHVGSLSEKLAAVVSNLNTGQVLHVVQALYPFSSSNDEELNFEKGDVMDVIEKPENDPEWWKCRKINGMIGLVPKNYVTIMQNNPLTSGLEPSPPQCDYIRPSLTGKFAGNPWYYGKVTRHQAEIALNERGHEGDFLIRDSESSPNDFSVSLKAQGKNKHFKVQLKETVYCIGQRKFSTMEELVEHYKKAPIFTSEQGEKLYLVKHLS from the exons GCATtggaaaagtgaaaagaaaacctaGTGTGCCAGACTCTGCATCTCCTGCTGATGACAGCTTTGTTGACCCAGGAGAACGTCTCTATGACCTCAACATGCCTGCTTATGTGAAATTTAACTACATGGCTGAGAGAGAAGATGAGTTATCTTTGATAAAAGGCACGAAGGTGATTGTCATGGAGAAATGTAGTGATGGGTGGTGGAGAGGAAGCTACAATGGACAAGTTGGATGGTTCCCTTCAAACTATGTAACTGAAGAAGGTGATAGTCCTTTGGGTGACCATGTGGGTTCCCTGTCAGAGAAATTAGCAGCTGTCGTCAGTAACCTAAATACTGGGCAAGTGTtgcatgtggtacaggctctttaCCCATTCAGCTCGTCCAATGATGAAGAACttaattttgaaaaaggagatgTAATGGATGTTATTGAAAAACCAGAAAATGACCCCGAGTGGTGGAAATGCAGGAAGATCAATGGAATGATTGGTCTGGTGCCAAAAAACTATGTTACCATTATGCAGAATAATCCATTAACCTCAGGTTTGGAACCATCACCTCCACAGTGTGACTACATTAGGCCCTCACTCACCGGAAAGTTTGCTGGCAACCCATGGTATTatggtaaagtcaccaggcatcAAGCAGAAATAGCATTGAATGAAAGAGGGCACGAAGGGGATTTCCTCATTCGTGATAGTGAATCTTCG CCAAATGATTTCTCAGTTTCACTAAAAGCACAGGGGAAAAACAAGCATTTTAAAGTCCAGCTGAAAGAGACTGTCTACTGCATTGGGCAGCGAAAATTCAGCACCATGGAAGAACTTGTAGAACATTACAAAAAAGCACCAATTTTTACAAGCGAACAAGGAGAAAAATTATATCTTGTCaagcatttatcatga